The window AGACCCAACACTTGATTTGGATCCCTAACACGCTGCAATATCACTGTCTTTGCTACTGCTGCTTCCAACTTTGAGTAAACACCATTTGGCAAAGCAGTGAGCGTTGTACCTGAGTCAATTATGATATTTCCCTTTCCACCAGATCCAGGGCTTCCAAACTCTATTCTATTGCGTCCTACACTGAATGCTTCTAGGGTTAGGAAGTAGAATACTAGTCCATTTTTTGAGAATAACGGGGTTGAGACGGTCCCACGCCCGGAAACCACTGCAGCATTTCCAAAATTGAGTTTGCTGGATGCAGTAGACAGCCCTGGTACCAAACAATATGAAAACTTCCCACCTGTTGAAGGACTCAATTGAGTTATAAGGGACATGGGTCCGCGCCCTAGGCCAACGATGCCAGAATTTTTCTCTTCAATGCCAATAGCATTGTAACGCCCGCATCCTATCACAGTTCCAGGAAATTGGACAGGAGAGCCATTGGTGGAGCCTAAAGTGAGGGTCTCCACACTAAGATCTCCTAGTGACTGTGACCCATCCACATAATGAATGCTATATAAACAATGTTTCCTAGAGGAGCAAAAGGTACCTTGAACAGATTGACATGTATTAGAAGGGCAAGGTAGGGTTTTGTATGTTTGGGATTTTGAAGAATCAAATATAGGAGTGGTTTGTTCGTAGCATTTTTTACATGGTTGGCATTGCAGCCAAATGATGTCACTACCCGTATCAAGAATTCCAAAGACCTGGAGTGATGGGGTTCCTACTGAATAACTAATGAGGTATTCACCTAGAGCTGATATAACAGTGGTCTCAGGTGAGTTTGGAGAGACAAAAGATTGGTTCAAATGATTGGCACGGTTAATGGAACGATGCACGGCATTAGCAACTCGTTGGAATTGAGTTTCTGTGGGACTAAAGAATGGTGATCTTGATGAGTCACGGTGGATCATCTCCACACTAAAGCCACCATTGAAAGCCTCTAAGTAAAAGATGTTGCAAAGATAGAATAAAACTAGGGCAAGAGTTGAAGGTGATGATGTTTTCATGACTAAGATGCAAAGAAGTGAATAAACAATCTctcaaat of the Glycine max cultivar Williams 82 chromosome 13, Glycine_max_v4.0, whole genome shotgun sequence genome contains:
- the LOC100790610 gene encoding aspartic proteinase CDR1, which gives rise to MKTSSPSTLALVLFYLCNIFYLEAFNGGFSVEMIHRDSSRSPFFSPTETQFQRVANAVHRSINRANHLNQSFVSPNSPETTVISALGEYLISYSVGTPSLQVFGILDTGSDIIWLQCQPCKKCYEQTTPIFDSSKSQTYKTLPCPSNTCQSVQGTFCSSRKHCLYSIHYVDGSQSLGDLSVETLTLGSTNGSPVQFPGTVIGCGRYNAIGIEEKNSGIVGLGRGPMSLITQLSPSTGGKFSYCLVPGLSTASSKLNFGNAAVVSGRGTVSTPLFSKNGLVFYFLTLEAFSVGRNRIEFGSPGSGGKGNIIIDSGTTLTALPNGVYSKLEAAVAKTVILQRVRDPNQVLGLCYKVTPDKLDASVPVITAHFSGADVTLNAINTFVQVADDVVCFAFQPTETGAVFGNLAQQNLLVGYDLQMNTVSFKHTDCTKQ